The region GCCCACCGCGCGGCCGGTGCGGTCCTCCACCGCGGCGAGCATGCGGGACCGGGCCGCCGGCGCCAGGACGTCGAAGCCGGCGCGCAGGGCCGGAAGACGGTCGAGGAAGGCCCGGTCGGTGAGGGACTCGACGCGCTCCAGGAGCGGGTCCACGGCCTCGCCCGTCTCGAGCAGCGGACCGGCGGCGAGCAGTGTGCCGCGCAGGAACGAGGCGAGGTCGGAACGGAGTTCGGGAGTCACCGCACCGTCGACACGGGAGGCCAGCCGGGTGCCGAAGTCCGTCGCCTCCCGCAGCCCGAGCAGCACCCGGGCGGCTCCCGCGGCGCCGCGGATCAGCGGCGTACCGTCCTCGTCCAAACGGGCGAGGGCGTCCGCGAGCCGGAGCCCGCCGCCCGCGCCGTCCACCCGGGTGGCGAGGTCCACCAGAGCGCGGGCGTCGGCGGTGTCGGTGGAACCGGTCAGCCCGTCGAGCGCGCGGACACCGGCGGAGCCCAGCTCCTCGTACGCCGCCTCGATCCGCTCCTTCTCCCAAGAGGCGGGCAGCCCCGGCACATGCCCCGCGTCGATCCGGCTCAACAGGTCGAGCCCGCCGAGGAGTTCGGGCAGGGAGGCGGACGCGGGCAGCAGTTCGGCGACTTCCGCGAGGCGCTTCGAGGCGAGCCCCGGAAGGGCGCAGCGGGCCGCGTCCTCGAGCCCGGCGAGCACCTGGGCCGCGGTCGGACCGCCGTCACGCCGCTCCGCTGCCCGTCGCCGCGCCAGTACGCCGCCGGCCGCCTGCTCCAGCGTCACTCCGTGAACGCCGGTCACATCCAGCATCGCAGCGGTCGAGGGAGTCCAGGTCACCGTCCAGCGTGTGGTGAGCGCGGTGCCGTCGCCGACCCCTGTGACGCCGGCCTCCTCGCCGTAGGGAACACGGCAGATCGCCATCCTGCGCAGAGAGATCTCGCGCCGGCGGTCGAGCTCGGACCGCAGCGCGTCGAGCCGCAGCTCACGACGGGCGGGAGCGGTGGGGGACGGCAGTGAGAGTTCCGCGAGGAGGCCCTCGACCGCCGGGGCGAGCCCGGAGCGTGGCGTGCCGGGGGCGAGCCTCCCCTGCCGGTCACCGACGAGCACCCGCTCCATGGCCGCGGCCACCACCCGTCCCCGACCCAGCAACTGGCCCTGCGTGAGCACGGTCTGCACCGCCTCGACCAGCTCCCCGCGGCCCGCGGCGGGCAGCCCGCGCAGCGTGGCCAGGTCCCGCGCCACCCGCACCACCTCCCGGGCGTCCGCGGGGCCGCTGGGATGCCCCGTCTCGCGGACGGCGGCGCAGATCCGCACGGCCGTCGCCGTCAGCAACTCGTCCAGCCGCCCCGGCTCCCCGGCCGCCCGGAACACCCCCCGCTGCCACTCCGGATCACGGATGCCGGCCGGATACCCCGACCGCTCGTCGAGCAGCGGGTACGAGTAGGGCACGAGGGAGGTGATGACCGAGGGGACGTCCTCCGCGGATCCGGCACCCGAACGCACCGGTCCGGCACCCGAACGCACCGGCCCGGCAACTGAACCCACCGGCCTGACACCAGAACCCACCGGACCGGAACCAGCCCGCAGCAGCGCCGGCGCGTGAAACGCCCCGATCACTGCTGCCGTGCGCCGTCCCGAGTACTCGGCCAGCCGTCCCCGCATATTGGCCTCACGCCGCAGGTCGTACGGGTCCACGGCGTCCTCGCCTGTGTCCGCCCGCAACGCCCAGCCGACGAGCAGCGCGGCGCGCCGCAACTCCTCCGCCCCGGCGCCCGGCGCGCCCGACTCCACCAGCCGGGCCCACAGGTCGTCCTCCGTCCGGCCCCCGGCGAGCGCTCGCAGGGCGGCCGCCAACCGCCCACGGCCGCCGCCCGCACCGCCCGCGTCCGGCTCCTCCGTCACCACCCGCGCCCGCTCGTCCGCGTCCCGTGCGGCCAGAGGCAGGTCGAACGGCACGACCGGCACTCCCGCCTCCCTAGCCCACCGAATCGCCGCCAGCTCCGGGGAGAACTCGGCGAAGGGCAGAAAGACCACCCCGCCGTGCTCCCGGCTCCCCGCCAGCGCCACCGGTGGCACCGTCGCCGGATCCGCCAGGTGTTCCAGCCACGGCGCGAACTCCTCCGGAAGCTCGATGAGGAGCACCTCCGGTGCCGCCGCCGACAGCATCCCCGGGACGGCCGCCGCGAGCGCGGGCGAATGGTGCCGCACGCCGATCAGGAACGGCTCCCGACACTCGGCCAGCGCCTCCAGAGCCGCCTCGGGCGACGCTGCCGAGTCGGCCGCCGCCTCACACGAGGTCATCGCGCAGCTCCCACAGCGTCCGCCACAGCGCGGCGCCCTGCTCCGCGCGCCGCCGCACCGGACCGTCCCAGTAGCCCAGCAGCCGTGCGTGATCGGCCGGGTCGTCCTTGCGCACCGTGCCGAGCAGATGGCCGGGCAGGGTGCGCACGACATCCCTGCCGTCCCCGAGATACGCGGCGCCCAGGCCCATCGACGTGGCGACCTGCACCGCCTCCGCCGTCGACATCACCGTGGTGGGCCGCTCGACCTCCCAGCCCTCCGCGCTGCGGCCCGAGCGCAGATCCCGGAAGGCCGTGACCAGTGCCTCCAGCACCGCGTCGTCCACGCAGAAACGGGCACCCGAGCGGGCGAGCGCCGCCGTGGCCTGGCCACGGACCAGCTCCGTCTCCGCGTCGAGGTCGTCGATCGGTCCGACGGTCTCGAAGTTGAAGCGGCGCTTGAGGGCGGCCGACATCTCGGAGACACCGCGGTCACGGAGGTTGGCCGTCGCGATCAGCGTGAACCCCGGCACGGCGTGCACCGTGCCGTCCCCGTCCGGGCCACCGGCCAACTCCGGTACCGCGATGCGCCGTTCGGACAGCAAAGACACCAGGGCGTCCTGCACCTCGGGCAGACAGCGTGTGACCTCCTCGATCCGGGCGACGGCTCCCCGGGTCATCGCCGTGAGCACGGGTGAGGGCACCATGGCCGCGCGGCTCGGCCCCGCGGCGAGCAGCATCGCGTAGTTCCAGCCGTATCTGAGCTGGTCCTCCGTGGTGCCCGCGGTGCCCTGCACGGTGAGCGCGCTGGTGCCGCACACGGCGGCGGCCAGCAGTTCGGAGAGCATCGACTTGGCGGTGCCGGGCTCGCCGACCAGCAGGAGACCCCGCTCGCCCGCGAGCGTCACCACACACCGCTCGACGAGTCCCCGGTCGCCCACGAACTTCCGTGACACGACGAGCCGTCGCCCGTCCGCGCCGCTCAGCGTCTCGCCGTCCGAACCGCACACGAACGTCACCACGGCACGCGGGGTCAGGTGCCAGCCCGGCGGTCGCGGCCCCTCGTCGTACGCCGCGAGAAACGCCAACTCCTCGGCGTAACGGTCCTCGGGCAGCTCGATCTGTCGCGCACCCGTCACGCTCGACACGCCGGTTACACCGGTTACGCCCACCGCTTCTGTCACGTCCGTCCTGGTCGTCGCACCCGCTGCCGTCACCCCGCTCGCCGTGGTCTGTCCGTCGCTCATGCCCTGCCTCCGCTCCGGCCGCCTCTGCCGCCCCGGCCACCGCGCCCGGCGAACTCCTCGAACCCGGGCACGTCACCCTCGACGACCCTCTGCCAGGCCCGCGCGAACAACTCCGGCACCGGACAGTCCGGCACCATGAAACCGTGAGTCGTCTCCGGCAGCAGTGGGGTCTTCCAGCTCTCGACGGGCAGCCGCGGCGCCTTGTGCTCCAGCCAGCCGCCGGGCAGGAACTGCGCTCGCCCGGCCCGGGACCGCTTCGCCTCCACCACCAACCCGGCGGCGGCCAGTTCGGCTCGGGCCCGCTTCAGCCGCGTGGGCTTCCAGCCGGTCCAGGCCGCCTGGTTGCGGTCCGTCGGGTCCGGGAGCGCGAGCAGCATCAGATAGAGCCCGGCCGCGTCCTCGGAGAGCCCGCACCTCTGCGCCGCCTCGGCCACCAGCTCCGGCACGCTGTGGGCCGGGTGCTGCGCGGCTCCGGGTGTGCCGTCCGCCGTGATCAGGGCGGTGAACTCCTCGCTCAACAGCGTGCGCAGCGGCTGCAGTTGACCGATGTCCCGGCTCAGCCCCGCGAGTAGCTTCAGGGCCGGGTGATCGGGTCCGCCCTCCTCGCCCGCCTGCGGCAGCACGGCCGACGGCCGCAGCCATACGGTGTCCCACTCCGAGCGGTGCCGCATCGGCGCCAGCACGATCGCCGGGCCCGCCCGCAGCAGGCCCTCCGCGTCCCCGCCCCCCTGGGCGGGCAGCCCGAACGTCTCCCGTACCCGGGTCGACACCGTGTTGCCGTCATGCCCCCAGGTCACCCCGAGGTCGAGCAGCAGCCCGGGGTCGGTGAGGCGCTCGCGGAGCATGCGCAGGGTCTCGGGCAGCGTCGCGCGCAGCGGATCGCCGTACGGCAGCCGATAGGCGAGCCAGCGCAGCATGCTGACGTACGCGGCAAGGGTGGATCCGGTGAACAGGGCCTCGGCGTCCAGCGGTTCGAGTCCGTTGCCCCGCATCCGCTGCTCGGTGCGACGGGTCAGCTCGGGGCGAGCCTGGGGGTTGAGGACGGCGTCGAGCATCCGGCCCGGACCGATCTCGCTCACCATCCGCGCGATCAGCTCGGGCGGCGCCGCCCGCCGCTGCCCCCGCCGCTCGATCCAGATCCGTACGACGGGCTCCAGGTCGAAACCGTCGGTCCACAGCCGCTCCATGTGTCCGGGGTCCGCGGGGAGCAGCGCGGCGGTGAACAACTGCCTTTCGGCGACGGAGAGTTCGCCAAGTGCGCTCCGGGCGGCCTGTGCCTCCGAGGTCTTGGCGCCGAGCGGCTGAAGCTGCTCCGCGGGCAGAAGTCCGTCCTTGCCGTACGAGTTGAGCCCGGGCAGGCCGAGGAGCAGCAGCGCTCCGGCCACCGCGCTCACCCCCACCCGCTCGGCGAACTCCCGTGCCTGCTCCGGCCGGTAGGGCAGCGGTCCCCGCTCCCTCACGAGTACCACCAACCGCCGTACGGCGGGCGCCAGGGCTTCGTCGCCGGACGTGCCCCGGATCTCGGACTCGACGAGGGCGAAGCCCTCCCAGGGGCCGAACTCGCCCGCCGGGTCGTACTCGACGGCGTTCCAGTACGCGTCGTCCGCGTCGACCTTCTGACAGGACAGGATCAGCAGCCGCCGGTCGCCCGAGGCCAGTACTTCCCCGACGCGCTCCGGCCGCTCCGACCGGGAGGCCTTGAGCTGTACGACCCGCAGTCGTCCGCGGGGATCGACGAGCACGCCGTCGCCGACCGACAGGACGACGTCGAGGAATTCCAGCAGCCCGGCGCGCTGGTCCTCCGGCGTGGTGGGCGCGGCGGCGCGCAGGGCTGCCGCCGCCGTGCCGGGACCGGTCAGCGAGAGCCAGGCGACGCCGGTGCCGACGAACGGGAACTTCGCGGGCGCTGTGCCCGGGGCCAACAGCTCGCGCAACGCCCTGAGTTGGTCGACGGCGGTGGTCGCGTGCTGTTCGTTGCCGTAGTAACCGTAGAAGTGTCCGGGAGCGGTGAGCTCCCGCAGCGCCTCGCGCAGGACGTGGTCGTACGCGTGCCGGACTTCCTCCTCCTTGTCCTGGGGCGCGGCGACCGGCCGCGCGGCCCGTTCGGCGAGCGTGGCGATCCGCTTGGCGCAGCGGGCCGTCTCCTCGACCAATCCGGCCACCCCGAGCGCGAGCCGCTCGTCGGTGACGGCGGGCAGCAGCCGGGCCACGGCCTCCCGCGGGCTCTCGCCGTTCCGGACGGCGGCCAGCAGGACGGCGGCGTCCGTGTCGGTCACGGCCCGCAGCGCGGCCGAGCCGTGCTCGTCGCGGGGGCGCAGGGCGTGCCAGTACCACAGCGGCGGCAGGAAGCGGGTGCCCGCCGCGTGTACGCTGCCGCGGTCGCCCAGCTGGACGCGGGCCATCGACAGGCCGTCCGCGTCGCACAGCTCGACGATCGTGCGGTTCCAGCCCTCCTGTACGGGGTGCAGGACGGCGCCGCCCGGCAGGCGCAGGGGCGGGGCGGGAATGCCCTTGGTGGTCGCCGGACTACGGCTCCCGTCGACCGAACAGGCCGTCCAGGCACCGGAGTTCCGGTCGTGCGTCACCCACCAGCCGAGCAGCCCGTCCTTGCTGCCGAACGGTGAACCCTCCAGACCCGGCTGGACGGGTAGCAGCCGGCAGTCCGACTGTGTGAGGGCGACGCCCGGGCGGGCGTCGGCGAGCGCCGAGTCGAAGAACGCAGGCACCGACGCCCGGCCGCGCTTGGCGGTGGCGGGGTCGTACTCGTGCCAGTGGTTCTCGTGCAGCACCCAGTACGAGATGCCGTCCGAGGCGATCTCGCGGCGCTGCTCGGCGAACGTGGTGTCCCCGGCGTGCACGGGCCGGCCGCCGAAGCAGCGGCCACCGTCGGGCAGCGCGAGCGACACCGGGTGGCCGCCGTACCAGCCGCCCGGAAGGCCCGTCGGCTTGAACACGTCGGCGGGGCGTCCGGACCAGACGGCCCGCTGTTCGTTCCCGTACCCGGACGCGATGAGCCACTGGCCGTCCACGTGACGCACCGTCGGCTCGCCGTACTGGCGCCCCTGGGACGGCAGGGTGAGCGTGCGCGAGTCGAGCAGGGCGTCGGGGCCGGCCAGCACGACCTGGGTCTCGACACGGACGATCAGCGCGGGCCAGGCGTCCGCGTACTGGTACGACCGGCCGTGCTGGTGCGGCCACGGGTGTTGTCCGCTCGTCGGCGGGGCGACCTTGCCGAGGGTGTCCAGGGCCTTTTCCAGGGCGGGCCAGCCCAGTTCGTCGAAGATGCCCGTGCGCAGGGTGCGGCCCAGGACCGGTGCGGGATCGAAGCCGACGATCCGCCGGACGGCCTGAGGTGCCGTCGCCAGTGCGGCGGGTGCCGAGAAGCGGGAGACCTTGGTCAGCAGCTCCTTGAGCCCCGGCAGGCCGACCGGCTCGGCCAGTTCGTCGGCCCGGTCCCGAAGCCAGCCCGCCACGGCCGTGCGCAGCGACGGATGGTCCGCGAGCCGCCGCACGCGGGCCGAGGGTCCGGACGCGGGTGCGTCCACGAGCGAGAGGCTCTCCACCGCCCTGCGCAACAGAGGAGCGAAGCGCGGGTCGGCGGCGACCGCGGCCAGATCCCGGCGGCCCGGGCGCTCGTCGTCCGTCCAGTAGCGCAGTTCCAGGCCCTCGGTCCCCGGCGAGGGGTCGGCGACCGGCACACCCGCCGCCAGGGCGGTGTCCAGCAGGTCGAGATCCACGTAGGAGTTCCAGCCCTGCTCGCGCAGCAGCCGCACCGGCTTGCCGTCGGCGATCAGCCGGGGCGCCAGCCGCTCCACCAGGGCGAGTTCCTCGACGAGCCGCTTGCGCTGCCGCCAGCCACGCTGACGGTGCCGGTCCCAGGAGCTCAGCCAGTCGGCCGCGTCGACCGTGCCGTCGACCAGCAGACCGATCGCCCCGCAGGCGTCGAGCAGCGCCAGCCACGCCGCGTCGAACTCCTCGCGCTGATCACCGCCCGTGGACGGCATCAGCGTCAACAACCGCTCCCGTACCGCCGGATCCTCGTGCGCCAGCTCCGCCAGAGCGGGCAGCGCGGACTTCCAGAAGCTCCCGGCCGCGCGGTTCATGGCCCCCGAGGGGAGGATCTCGGCGAGCAGCGCACCCTCCTCGGCACGCGGATCGAGCCCCGCCCCCTTCGCCAGCCGCCGCAGATCCTCCAGCATGCCCGCGTAGGGAGCGATCCCGGCCGCGCAGCGCTGCGAGGACAGTGTCCTGAACTGCTCGTAAGCGGCTGCCCCGGACAGTCGTGCCGCCAGCCCCTTGGCGTGGTCGCGCAGCGCCTTGCCGCTCAACGCGCCCGCCCCGGCGAACTCCAGGAACACCTCCCGCAGCCGGTCCTCGTCCACGTCCAGGGCGTGCCGCTGCTCGGCCGCCCGGGCCTTGCCGAAGAACGACGCGGCGTGCTGGCGCGACTCCGCCGCCAGGAACAACCGGGCCACCTGCTCGTAGTACGTCGGCAGGAAGTGCGGCACCGAGCGGTCCAGCCGGGTGCCGATCTCGTCGAAGCCGTCCTTGGCGTGGCCCGGCTTGCTCGACACCATCCGGGTGAGCCGCTCCATCTCCTTGACCACGGCGAGCGCATGGTGCCCGTTCACCGGGTCGTTGACCAGCGCCCAGGCGGGGAACCCCAGCGACTGGCGCCTCACCCGGCCCACCGGCGCCGAGTCGGCGGTGCCGAAGCCCAGGTACTCCAGGGCGAGGTCCTCGGCGGGCCCGATCGCCTCGGGCACCAGCCGCACCACCGTGCGCCCCTCCAGTACGGGATGCCCGTACGTCCGCGCCGTCAGCACATCGCCGGCACCCTTGCCCAGCGGCAGTACCGCTCCCGACTCCAGCAGCTGATCCCCGCTCACAGCTCCCCCTCCTCGTCCTCGCCGTTCACCACACGCCCCGCGTACACCAAAGCCGCCATCCGAACCCCCTCCGACCAGGCCACCGGTCCCACTTCCCGCAGCGGCAGCCGGCGCCCGCCCGCGGCCCGCCACTCCAGGCCGCCGGTACGGGTCTCGGACTCCGGGTAGTCGGCGCCGATCCAGTAGGCCGCCTCCACCGCGACCCCGTTCTCGATCAGCGGGCACACCGCGTACCCGCCGCGCACCCGATAGCCGTACGAACCCGCCCGCGCGGTCGCGTGCCGCAGTTCCTCGAACTTCCCGCCCGCGTAGGCGCTCCACTCGAAGGCGGCGCCGTCCCTCTCGTCCGGCCGCGGCCAGACCTCCCGGAACAACTGGCCCGCGCCCTGCTCGACACCGAGCTCCGCCGCGAACTCCCGCAGCTCCTCCAGGTCTTCGAGGAGCACCGGATGCGGTATCACCACCGTCCGCGCGGCGAGCCGGACCGAGTCGCCGTCGAGGTCCACCACGCCGAGGCCCTGCTCCGGATCCGCGTCCCGCAGGAATCCGGCGCGCTCCAGCGCGACCGTGCCGTCCGCGTCCACCGGCGCCACCACCAGATCCCGCAGCGCCTCCTGCCAGGCGGCATCGGGCCACACCCGGGCCAGCAGATCCGTCGGCACGGGCAGGGAGCGGACGATCCAGGTGTCCACCTGGGAGCGGCACTCCTGCTCATGCCGCTCCAGCCACTCGGCCAACTGCCGCAGCCGGACGACCTCCACGTCGTCCCGCAGCTTCGCGGGCACCTGCTTCAGCGTGCGCCCCGCCGCGTTGCGGCACCGCACCTGTACGCCGTCCAACGTGACGGCGTACCCACTGGATGTCTCGATCCAACCCATGACAGGACCCCTCCCGAACCCACCTGCCGGCGATGGTGATCACAGTAGGGGAGGGGTCTGACAATGCCCCGATGGGCTGTGCTCAAGCGGCTTTGAGCTGCGGTTTCTACGCGGCGTCCAGGGCGGCGCGGCAGGCACGCAGCAGCTGTTCGTCCTCGGTGATGTCATGGCTGCCGTATCCGCCGGCCCGAGCCTGGTGCCGCCGTGGTGTGGCGAGTTCCGTACGGAGCAGATCGTGGGCGGGCGAGCCCGCCGGACCCATCCGTATCAGACAGTCGGCGAGGACGGTGCGGGTGTGCGCGTTCTGCTCCCAGGCGGAGCGGAGCGCGGGGAGGACCGGCTTGGGATCCCCCGCGATGTCCCACAGGGCGCCCGCGGCGATCGCGCGCGGCCACACCTTCCCGGAGTCGGCCATGCGGCGCAGTGCCGGCAGGGCGGGTCGGGCCGCGGGACCCAGCCGGGCCAGGGCCTCGGCCGCGTTGCGTGCGTGGAGCGGCTCCTCCACCAATTCTCTTCGCAGCGTCAGCAGTACGGCCTCCGCGTCGCCCTCCACCGACCAGAGCGCACCGGCCGCCGCCACCGCGGATCCCCCGTCCAGCAGCTTGCGCAGGGCCGGTATCGCCTCCCGCGCGTCCGGGCCGCATCTGCCGAGCGCGTCGGCGATCGCCCGCACGAGCCACCCCCGGCTCCGCAGCCCCTCCGGCGCACCGTGCAGCAGCCGCAGCATCTCCGGTACCGCCGGGGCGTGTCCCAGCCTGCCGAGCGCGAACAGCAGCGGTACGGCACGGTCGTACGTATCGAGCGCGTCGAGGGGAACCTCGCCGAGCCGCTCGCGCAGCAGTGGAGCGAGCGGGGCCGCCGCCGGGCCCAAGTGCTGGACCTCGTAACCGGTTTCGGGCGGCACGACCGGACCGTCCAGCACCTCGGCGAGCGCCGCCACCGCGCGCGGGTCCCCGGCCCTGGCCAGCGCCTTGAGCGGGGCGCCGAGGGTCGGTACCCCGCGCTCCCACTGGCGTATTCGGTGCTCGGGGCCCATCGCCACCAGGGCGGCCAAATGGTCGCCGGCCGGGGCGGCCAGACCGAAGAGGGACTCCAGGACGGAGGCCGCGGCATCGCGCAACCGCTGCTCCTCGGTGACGACCTGCTCGCCGATCAACGCGACCAGCTCTTCGTACGAGCCCCGCCATTCACGGAAGAGCCCCGCCGACATCCACACGGCATTGCACCGGTCGGCCGGCTCGTCGCTGCTCAACTGCCCCTTGAGCAGGGCGATCCGGTCGACGGTCCGGCCGCCGAGCGCGGTGTGCAGGGTCCGCAGGAGATGACCCCCCTCCTCGTCGGCGGGGCGCAGGCGTCGCAGATGGCCGATGAGGGTGTCGGTGTCGGGCCGCTCAGGCTGGTCCGGTACCCGGGTGCGTCGTGATCTGGCCCGGAGCAGCGCGACGACGGTGGGCACGAGGTCGGCGGGCAGGCGATCGGGTGCGCAGCCGGCGAGTTGGCCGAGGGCGGCGAGCCGCAGCCCGGGGTCGTGCGGAGCGGCCCCGAGTTCGACCAGGTACTCCACCGCGGGAGCGGCGGACGCGGTGTGCAGGCGCGCGAACAGTCCCAGGCCCTCGGCCAGGGCCGGCCGGACCTGTTCCTCCTCTTCCTCCTCGAGCCGTCCCGTCAACAGCCCGAGGACGCGCTCCGGTTGGCCGAGGAACCGCACGAGCGCCGTCGGTGCCGCCCGGCGCACCTCCGGGTCCCGGTCCGCGAGCAGGCCGATGAAGGCCGCGGCGCCCGACCGTATCGCCGTCCGGGCCATGGCGTAGTTGCCCTCGGCGCCCGCCCCGTCCTCGAGCGGCCCTTCGTCGAAGGCGTCCCCACCGCCGATGCTGACGAGCAACTCCACGACGCCGCCCCGGTCGCGGATTTCCGAGTGCCCGACGAGTTCGAACAGGAACGGGATGCACGCGAGCGTCGAGTCGTAGACATCGCCCTGGTGGTGCACGGCCCCGTACATCCCGTCGAGCGCTCTCTCACGCTCCTGCGGGCAGGCGGAGGCCAGTCCCCGGAGCAACTCCGGGACGTCCTCGGCGCTTCCATAGGCATGTTTCATCGAGGCCCAGCCGACCTCGTCCATCCCCGTGAACACGGCATCCTCCCCAGGTGTACGGCAACTCATCGTGAGTGTGCACCAAGGCACTGACAGTCACGTGTGCCTTTGGGGGCGTGTTCCGGCGACGAGGGTGGAACGGGGCCGCCGCCCACGCCCAGGGGATTCGCATCGAGGCGCGGACGGCGGGGGACCGGTGGGACGCGTCAGACTCCGACGCCGAAGTCGGAGGCGATCCCGGACAGACCCGAGGCGTACCCCTGGCCCACCGCGCGGAACTTCCACTCCGCGCCGTTGCGGTACAACTCGCCGAAGATCATCGCGGTTTCGGACGCGGCGTCCTCCGACAGGTCGTAGCGCGCGAGTTCGGTGCCGCCGGCCTGGTTGACGACGCGGATGAACGCGTTGCGGACCTGGCCGAAGCTCTGTCCGCGCGCGTCGGCGTCATGGATCGAGACCGGGAACACGATCTTGGCGACCTCGGCCGGTACGCCGGCCAGGTTCACCTTGATGGACTCGTCGTCGCCCTCGCCCTCACCGGTCAGGTTGTCGCCGGTGTGCTCGACCGAACCGTCCGGGCTCTTCAGGTTGTTGTAGAAGACGAAGTGCTGGTCCGAGAGGACCTTGCCCGACTCGTCGACCAGCAGCGCGGACGCGTCGAGGTCGTAGTCGGTGCCCGTCGTGGTCCGCACGTCCCAGCCCAGACCGACGAGGACCGCGGTCAGGCCCGGCGCCTCCTTGCTGAGCGAGACATTGCCGCCTTTGGACAGGGAAACTCCCACGCTGCTCTCCTCCGTGCTGCCGTCGGCCGGGCGAGTGGACGCCCGGCACTGGATGGATCGACACCAAAAAACTACATCACTGTAGAAATAGAGCGGGAGTTGCCAGCCGAAACTCGTCGGTCCCAGGTGCTGCTCGCCGCGGTGCCGGGCGTGACCAGGCCCGTTTCGTACGCCGTGACGACCGCCTGGACGCGGTCGCGCAGGCCGGGTTCGGCGAGGATGGGGGCCACATGGGTCTTGACCGTCGCCTCGGCCAGGTGGAGGTGGGCGGCGAGTTCGGCGTTGCTCAACCCCTGTGCGAGCAGACGCAGGACTTCGAGCTCGCGCGGGGTCAACGGGGCCAGGTCACGATGGAGCACGGCCGTCTCGGGAGACCGGCGGGCATGACGCTCGACCAGGCGACGGGTGATCGTCGGGGCCAGGAGGGCGTCACCGGAGCGGACCAGGCGGACGGCGGAGAGCAGGTGTTCGGGGGTGACGTCCTTGAGGAGGAACCCGCTGGCCCCGGCGGACAGCGCCGCGTACACCAGGTCGTCGAGGTCGAAAGTCGTGAGGATGATCACGCGGGGCGGGTCGGACGTGCCGGTCAGGATGCGGCGGGTGGCCTCCAGGCCGTCCAGTCCCGGCATCCAAGATGTCCATCAGCACCAGGTGGGGGCGGGCGCGGCGGACCGCCTCCACGGCTTCGGCGCCGTCGGCCGCCACCGCGACCACGTCGATGCCGTCGGCCATGAGGACGACGCCGCGGCAGACCGTCGTCATGGTCGTCACCTCGGTCGCCATGACCGGACTCATCGGCGGCGGTGTCGGAGTGCCGCTCGGCGTCGCCCTGAACGGCTGGATCGTGCCGGCCATGGGGCACAGCGCAAGGCTGAACCTGCCCGAGTCCGTCATCGCCGTCTACCGCACGACCGAACTGATCCTGCTCGCCCTCGGCGGGCTGCTGATCGCCGTCCTGGGCGCGCTGCTGCCGGCGGGCTGGACCGCCCGGACCCGCGGTGCCGTCGCCCTGCGCACGGAATAGCGGCGGAACAGGAGGGGAACAGG is a window of Streptomyces mirabilis DNA encoding:
- a CDS encoding TerD family protein; protein product: MGVSLSKGGNVSLSKEAPGLTAVLVGLGWDVRTTTGTDYDLDASALLVDESGKVLSDQHFVFYNNLKSPDGSVEHTGDNLTGEGEGDDESIKVNLAGVPAEVAKIVFPVSIHDADARGQSFGQVRNAFIRVVNQAGGTELARYDLSEDAASETAMIFGELYRNGAEWKFRAVGQGYASGLSGIASDFGVGV
- a CDS encoding FtsX-like permease family protein; this translates as MRTTPRQTVVMVVTSVAMTGLIGGGVGVPLGVALNGWIVPAMGHSARLNLPESVIAVYRTTELILLALGGLLIAVLGALLPAGWTARTRGAVALRTE